The nucleotide window AGGCTTGCAATACTCTACGACGGTACGTAGCCTGACTCATCTATCGTTCTCTTCTATTTTCCGGGTACGGTATACATCGTAATCAGGCACGAGGCGATCATAATCGTCATCCATGAGCGGTGAAGAGATCATAAAGTCGGCAGAAGCGCGGTTACAGGCGATGGGGATGTTCCAGACAACCGCCATGCGCAAAAGCGCCTTCACATCCGGATCGTGCGGGTGCGGCTCAAGCGGGTCCCAGAAGAAGATGAGAAAATCGATCTCACCGTCGGCTATCTTGGCGCCGATTTGCT belongs to Syntrophorhabdaceae bacterium and includes:
- a CDS encoding methylglyoxal synthase, which gives rise to MSQKKITMKHDKRIALVAHDNKKSDLVEWAEYNRVLLAHHKIYATGTTGQMLEREFGFEVNKLQSGPLGGDQQIGAKIADGEIDFLIFFWDPLEPHPHDPDVKALLRMAVVWNIPIACNRASADFMISSPLMDDDYDRLVPDYDVYRTRKIEENDR